The following are from one region of the Etheostoma spectabile isolate EspeVRDwgs_2016 chromosome 2, UIUC_Espe_1.0, whole genome shotgun sequence genome:
- the LOC116705173 gene encoding ADP-ribosylation factor-binding protein GGA1 isoform X2, whose translation MAAAPPDEVTLQSRINKATNPLNKETDWDNIKGFFDQLNNEPDGPQLATRLLAHKIQSPQEWEAMQALMVLETCMKNCGKRFHTEVGKFRFLNELIKVVSPKYLGTRAPEPVKKKVLEIMYSWTVRLPDETKIADAYQMLKKQGIVKLDPVLPDDKPLPPPPPRAKNLIFEDEEKSKMLSRLLNSTQPEDLRAANKLIKEMVQEDQKRVEKVSKRLNAIQEVKESVSLLSQLLEGYSKQSCSQSNQELIKDLYQRCEKMRPTLFRLASDTEDSDEALAEILQANDSLTQVINLYRQLVKGEDVSKDGITSPSQPGSSSSALVDLMGLNSSVNTAHSSLQTLTHNMGISLLDDELMSLGLNSTENFSQNTFQHCEGSESSATSAPAAVLLPAVVQTPQAPPAGGPTASPKPMEELEMLGKTLLQQSLPPESQQVKWDKLQPHSRVSLRDMQTKSAANCRAAPNVSPASSGPAPAPGPTSSLSVHSEPPDTLLLSNLSFAAATDPFDNISLAEVTVPLEAIKPSSLLPVTVFDKHSLRVLFTFARDCPPSRPDVLVVIISMLSSAPIPVTNIRFQAAVPKVMKVKLQPPSSTELPAFNPILPPAAITQILLLANPHKEKVRLRYKLTFNLGEQSHDESGDVDQFPPPNTWGNL comes from the exons ATGGCGGCGGCGCCTCCGGATGAGGTTACCCTGCAGTCTCGCATCA ACAAGGCCACCAACCCTTTGAATAAGGAGACTGACTGGGACAATATCAAGGGCTTTTTTGATCAGCTCAACAATGAACCAGACGG TCCCCAGCTTGCAACCAGACTTCTGGCCCACAAGATCCAGTCTCCTCAAGAGTGGGAGGCTATGCAAGCGCTTATG GTTCTTGAGACGTGCATGAAGAACTGTGGAAAGCGATTTCACACTGAAGTGGGAAAGTTTCGCTTTCTCAACGAGCTCATCAAAGTGGTGTCACCCAAG TATCTTGGTACCCGGGCTCCAGAGCCAGTGAAGAAGAAAGTGTTAGAAATAATGTACAGCTGGACAGTGAGGCTGCCCGATGAGACCAAGATAGCGGACGCCTATCAGATGCTGAAAAAACAGG GCATTGTCAAACTGGACCCTGTGCTTCCTGATGACAAGCCCCTCCCACCCCCTCCACCCAGAGCCAAAAATCTCATCTTTGAGGATGAGGAGAAATCCAAG ATGCTGTCTCGCTTATTGAACAGTACTCAGCCAGAAGATTTAAGAGCAGCAAACAAGCTCATTAAGGAAATGGTCCAGGAG GACCAAAAGCGTGTGGAGAAGGTATCAAAGCGATTGAACGCCATCCAGGAGGTGAAAGAGAGCGTCAGCCTGCTGAGCCAGCTGCTGGAGGGCTACAGCAAGCAGAGCTGCTCCCAGAGCAACCAGGAGCTCATTAAG gATCTTTACCAGCGCTGTGAAAAGATGAGGCCAACACTTTTCCGATTAGCAAGCGACACAGAGGACAGCGATGAAGCCTTAG CGGAAATCTTACAGGCCAATGACAGCCTGACACAGGTCATCAACCTGTACAGACAGCTGGTAAAGGGGGAGGATGTGTCCAAGGATGGCATAACCTCGCCCTCACAGCCAG GCAGCAGTAGCTCAGCACTCGTAGACCTGATGGGACTTAACTCATCCGTCAACACGGCACACTCCAGCCTCCAGACCCTGACTCATAACATGGGCATCAGCCTCTTGGATGATGAGCTCATGTCACTGG GTCTGAATTCAACGGAAAACTTCTCTCAGAACACTTTTCAG CATTGTGAGGGCTCGGAATCATCTGCAACATCGGCCCCTGCTGCCGTGTTGCTACCAGCTGTGGTCCAAACACCGCAGGCTCCGCCAGCAGGGGGCCCCACTGCTTCTCCTAAACCCATGGAAGAGCTGGAAATGTTGGGGAAGACATTGTTACAGCAGTCCCTACCTCCAGAGAGCCAGCAGGTCAAATG GGATAAGCTCCAACCTCACTCCAGAGTCAGCTTACGAGATATGCAGACCAAGTCCGCCGCCAACTGTAGAGCCGCTCCTAATGTAAGCCCCGCCTCCTCTGGTCCTGCTCCTGCTCCAGGGCCCACGTCCAGCCTGAGCGTCCATTCAGAGCCGCCTGacactctcctcctctccaaTCTGAGTTTCGCAGCTGCTACCGACCCCTTTGACAACATCTCTCTAGCTGAAGTTACCGTGCCTCTGGAAGCAATCAAACCCA GCAGCTTATTGCCAGTGACTGTATTCGACAAACACAGTCTCCGGGTTTTGTTCACCTTTGCCCGTGACTGTCCTCCATCACGGCCTGACGTGCTGGTGGTGATCATCTCCATGCTGTCCTCCGCCCCCATTCCTGTCACCAACATCCGCTTTCAGGCAGCTGTACCAAAG gtgaTGAAAGTGAAGCTGCAGCCTCCCTCTAGCACTGAGCTCCCAGCCTTCAATCCCATCCTGCCTCCCGCCGCCATCACACAGATCCTGCTGTTGGCCAACCCTCACAAG
- the LOC116705173 gene encoding ADP-ribosylation factor-binding protein GGA1 isoform X1 — MAAAPPDEVTLQSRINKATNPLNKETDWDNIKGFFDQLNNEPDGPQLATRLLAHKIQSPQEWEAMQALMVLETCMKNCGKRFHTEVGKFRFLNELIKVVSPKYLGTRAPEPVKKKVLEIMYSWTVRLPDETKIADAYQMLKKQGIVKLDPVLPDDKPLPPPPPRAKNLIFEDEEKSKMLSRLLNSTQPEDLRAANKLIKEMVQEDQKRVEKVSKRLNAIQEVKESVSLLSQLLEGYSKQSCSQSNQELIKDLYQRCEKMRPTLFRLASDTEDSDEALAEILQANDSLTQVINLYRQLVKGEDVSKDGITSPSQPGSSSSALVDLMGLNSSVNTAHSSLQTLTHNMGISLLDDELMSLGLNSTENFSQNTFQVQVHCEGSESSATSAPAAVLLPAVVQTPQAPPAGGPTASPKPMEELEMLGKTLLQQSLPPESQQVKWDKLQPHSRVSLRDMQTKSAANCRAAPNVSPASSGPAPAPGPTSSLSVHSEPPDTLLLSNLSFAAATDPFDNISLAEVTVPLEAIKPSSLLPVTVFDKHSLRVLFTFARDCPPSRPDVLVVIISMLSSAPIPVTNIRFQAAVPKVMKVKLQPPSSTELPAFNPILPPAAITQILLLANPHKEKVRLRYKLTFNLGEQSHDESGDVDQFPPPNTWGNL; from the exons ATGGCGGCGGCGCCTCCGGATGAGGTTACCCTGCAGTCTCGCATCA ACAAGGCCACCAACCCTTTGAATAAGGAGACTGACTGGGACAATATCAAGGGCTTTTTTGATCAGCTCAACAATGAACCAGACGG TCCCCAGCTTGCAACCAGACTTCTGGCCCACAAGATCCAGTCTCCTCAAGAGTGGGAGGCTATGCAAGCGCTTATG GTTCTTGAGACGTGCATGAAGAACTGTGGAAAGCGATTTCACACTGAAGTGGGAAAGTTTCGCTTTCTCAACGAGCTCATCAAAGTGGTGTCACCCAAG TATCTTGGTACCCGGGCTCCAGAGCCAGTGAAGAAGAAAGTGTTAGAAATAATGTACAGCTGGACAGTGAGGCTGCCCGATGAGACCAAGATAGCGGACGCCTATCAGATGCTGAAAAAACAGG GCATTGTCAAACTGGACCCTGTGCTTCCTGATGACAAGCCCCTCCCACCCCCTCCACCCAGAGCCAAAAATCTCATCTTTGAGGATGAGGAGAAATCCAAG ATGCTGTCTCGCTTATTGAACAGTACTCAGCCAGAAGATTTAAGAGCAGCAAACAAGCTCATTAAGGAAATGGTCCAGGAG GACCAAAAGCGTGTGGAGAAGGTATCAAAGCGATTGAACGCCATCCAGGAGGTGAAAGAGAGCGTCAGCCTGCTGAGCCAGCTGCTGGAGGGCTACAGCAAGCAGAGCTGCTCCCAGAGCAACCAGGAGCTCATTAAG gATCTTTACCAGCGCTGTGAAAAGATGAGGCCAACACTTTTCCGATTAGCAAGCGACACAGAGGACAGCGATGAAGCCTTAG CGGAAATCTTACAGGCCAATGACAGCCTGACACAGGTCATCAACCTGTACAGACAGCTGGTAAAGGGGGAGGATGTGTCCAAGGATGGCATAACCTCGCCCTCACAGCCAG GCAGCAGTAGCTCAGCACTCGTAGACCTGATGGGACTTAACTCATCCGTCAACACGGCACACTCCAGCCTCCAGACCCTGACTCATAACATGGGCATCAGCCTCTTGGATGATGAGCTCATGTCACTGG GTCTGAATTCAACGGAAAACTTCTCTCAGAACACTTTTCAGGTGCAAGTT CATTGTGAGGGCTCGGAATCATCTGCAACATCGGCCCCTGCTGCCGTGTTGCTACCAGCTGTGGTCCAAACACCGCAGGCTCCGCCAGCAGGGGGCCCCACTGCTTCTCCTAAACCCATGGAAGAGCTGGAAATGTTGGGGAAGACATTGTTACAGCAGTCCCTACCTCCAGAGAGCCAGCAGGTCAAATG GGATAAGCTCCAACCTCACTCCAGAGTCAGCTTACGAGATATGCAGACCAAGTCCGCCGCCAACTGTAGAGCCGCTCCTAATGTAAGCCCCGCCTCCTCTGGTCCTGCTCCTGCTCCAGGGCCCACGTCCAGCCTGAGCGTCCATTCAGAGCCGCCTGacactctcctcctctccaaTCTGAGTTTCGCAGCTGCTACCGACCCCTTTGACAACATCTCTCTAGCTGAAGTTACCGTGCCTCTGGAAGCAATCAAACCCA GCAGCTTATTGCCAGTGACTGTATTCGACAAACACAGTCTCCGGGTTTTGTTCACCTTTGCCCGTGACTGTCCTCCATCACGGCCTGACGTGCTGGTGGTGATCATCTCCATGCTGTCCTCCGCCCCCATTCCTGTCACCAACATCCGCTTTCAGGCAGCTGTACCAAAG gtgaTGAAAGTGAAGCTGCAGCCTCCCTCTAGCACTGAGCTCCCAGCCTTCAATCCCATCCTGCCTCCCGCCGCCATCACACAGATCCTGCTGTTGGCCAACCCTCACAAG